One Micromonospora craniellae genomic region harbors:
- a CDS encoding glycoside hydrolase family 15 protein codes for MTFPPIDSYAFLSDTHTAALVAADGAVEWFCVPHFAGDAVFARLLDRKVGGALDLSVAGCDGPIRRYLPDTLVLESRWSTPDGVAVVKDFLAVAPGDAVQPLRADKVLVRRVTVEEGTVRLAVRIRPRPDHGARDTAWERVDGRWRAAGTPLWVDTDLPAEHGDGVLRIEAELSAGQQAAVLVGYDEDATRDVDPDEMLARTCRTWQEWSTRSDYAGFGAGAVRHSALVLRGLSFDETGALIAAPTTSLPEHIGGVRNWDYRYAWHRDAALLLLALFRLGHAEEGRRYLHFLLSVCTGDLLTPLIGIHGHIDEERELSHLEGYAGSRPVRVGNEAVEQVQFDTYGHILDAALAYHELTGGLTEDQWALLRKHVEVMADRWNEPDHGIWEVRGPRQHYVNAKVMTWVCLDRGIRLAELLDDRTADVDRWRAARDAVHAEVLERGFDPEVGSFVMAYGSTELDASLLRIPLVGFLPGDDPRMQSTIDRLRQELEVGPALLRRYRADDGLPGEEGAFLLCSFELVSALVLAGRRDEARKAFDQLLSYAGPLGLYAEQLDADGTALGNYPQAFTHLALIEAALNLDEAGDREALHAWAARGGS; via the coding sequence ATGACCTTTCCCCCGATCGACTCGTACGCGTTCCTCTCCGACACCCACACCGCCGCGCTGGTCGCCGCCGACGGCGCGGTCGAGTGGTTCTGCGTGCCGCATTTCGCCGGTGACGCCGTATTCGCCCGCCTGCTCGACCGGAAGGTCGGCGGCGCGCTCGACCTTTCCGTGGCCGGCTGCGACGGCCCGATCCGGCGGTACCTGCCCGACACGCTGGTGCTGGAGAGCCGGTGGTCGACGCCCGACGGGGTGGCGGTCGTCAAGGACTTCCTCGCGGTGGCGCCGGGGGACGCCGTCCAGCCGCTGCGCGCGGACAAGGTGCTGGTGCGCCGGGTGACGGTGGAGGAGGGCACGGTCCGGCTGGCCGTGCGGATCCGGCCCCGCCCCGACCACGGCGCCCGGGACACCGCGTGGGAACGGGTCGACGGGCGGTGGCGGGCCGCCGGCACCCCCCTCTGGGTGGACACCGACCTGCCGGCCGAGCACGGCGACGGGGTGCTGCGGATCGAGGCGGAGCTCTCCGCCGGTCAGCAGGCGGCAGTGCTGGTCGGCTACGACGAGGATGCCACCCGGGACGTCGATCCGGACGAGATGCTGGCGCGTACCTGCCGGACCTGGCAGGAGTGGTCCACCCGCAGCGACTATGCCGGTTTCGGCGCGGGTGCGGTCCGGCACAGCGCGTTGGTGCTGCGCGGGCTCTCCTTCGACGAGACCGGTGCGTTGATCGCCGCGCCGACCACCAGCTTGCCGGAGCACATCGGCGGGGTACGCAACTGGGACTACCGGTACGCCTGGCACCGGGACGCCGCGCTGCTGCTGCTCGCGTTGTTCCGTCTCGGGCACGCCGAGGAGGGCCGCCGCTACCTGCACTTCCTGCTCTCCGTCTGCACCGGCGACCTGCTCACCCCGCTGATCGGCATCCACGGTCACATCGACGAGGAGCGCGAGCTGTCGCACCTGGAGGGGTACGCCGGATCGCGGCCGGTCCGGGTCGGCAACGAGGCCGTCGAACAGGTGCAGTTCGACACGTACGGGCACATCCTGGACGCCGCGCTGGCGTACCACGAGTTGACCGGTGGGCTGACCGAGGACCAGTGGGCGCTGCTGCGCAAGCACGTCGAGGTGATGGCCGACCGGTGGAACGAGCCGGACCACGGCATCTGGGAGGTCCGTGGACCGCGCCAGCACTACGTCAACGCGAAGGTGATGACCTGGGTCTGCCTGGACCGGGGCATTCGGCTGGCCGAGCTGCTCGACGACCGGACGGCGGATGTCGACCGCTGGCGGGCGGCCCGCGACGCGGTGCACGCCGAGGTGCTCGAACGCGGTTTCGACCCGGAGGTCGGCAGCTTCGTGATGGCGTACGGCTCCACCGAGCTGGACGCCTCCCTGCTGCGCATCCCGCTGGTCGGCTTCCTGCCCGGCGACGACCCCCGGATGCAGTCCACCATCGACCGGCTCCGGCAGGAGCTGGAGGTCGGCCCCGCCCTGCTGCGCCGCTACCGGGCCGACGACGGACTGCCCGGCGAGGAGGGCGCGTTCCTGCTCTGCTCGTTCGAGCTGGTCTCGGCGCTGGTGCTGGCCGGTCGACGGGACGAGGCCCGCAAGGCGTTCGACCAGCTCCTCAGCTACGCGGGTCCGCTCGGCCTGTACGCCGAACAGCTCGACGCCGACGGGACGGCGCTGGGCAACTACCCGCAGGCGTTCACGCACCTGGCCTTGATCGAGGCGGCGTTGAACCTCGACGAGGCCGGTGACCGGGAGGCCCTGCACGCCTGGGCCGCCCGCGGCGGCTCCTGA
- a CDS encoding ABC transporter permease, producing the protein MTRTVRTRTRRTGRIPIGLLVPAALGLVFLVLPLVGLLVRTPWSTLPQRLTEPGVLTALRLSVQTASLATLLCLVLGIPLAWLLARVSFPGRRVVRALITVPLVLPPVVGGVALLLVFGRRGLVGSWLDSTFGITLPFTTTAVVLAEAFVAMPFLIIAVEGALRGADTRYEEAAATLGAGRWTTFTHVTLPLVAPGIAAGAVLCWARALGEFGATITFAGNYPGRTQTMPLAVYLALETDLEAAIVLSLILLTVSVVILACLRDRWISSS; encoded by the coding sequence GTGACCCGCACCGTGCGCACCCGTACCCGGCGTACCGGGCGGATTCCGATCGGGCTGCTGGTGCCTGCGGCGCTCGGACTGGTCTTCCTGGTGTTGCCCCTGGTCGGGCTGCTGGTCCGGACGCCGTGGAGCACCCTGCCGCAGCGACTCACCGAACCGGGCGTGCTCACCGCGCTGCGGCTGTCGGTGCAGACCGCCTCGCTGGCCACCCTGCTCTGTCTCGTCCTCGGCATCCCGCTGGCCTGGTTGCTGGCACGGGTGTCGTTCCCCGGCCGCCGGGTGGTCCGCGCACTGATCACCGTGCCGCTGGTGCTGCCCCCGGTGGTGGGCGGCGTGGCGTTGCTGCTGGTCTTCGGCCGGCGCGGGCTGGTCGGCTCCTGGCTCGACAGCACGTTCGGCATCACCCTGCCGTTCACCACCACGGCGGTGGTGCTCGCCGAGGCGTTCGTCGCCATGCCCTTCCTGATCATCGCCGTGGAGGGGGCGCTGCGCGGCGCCGACACCCGCTACGAGGAGGCCGCCGCCACCCTCGGCGCCGGCCGGTGGACCACCTTCACCCACGTCACCCTGCCGCTCGTCGCACCCGGCATCGCGGCCGGGGCGGTGCTCTGCTGGGCTCGTGCCCTCGGCGAGTTCGGCGCCACCATCACCTTCGCCGGCAACTATCCCGGTCGGACCCAGACCATGCCGCTGGCCGTCTACCTCGCCCTGGAGACCGATCTGGAGGCCGCGATCGTGCTCAGCCTCATCCTGCTCACCGTCTCCGTGGTGATCCTGGCCTGCCTCCGCGACCGGTGGATCAGCTCGTCATGA
- a CDS encoding sensory rhodopsin transducer, protein MGQLGGRVWVVPGGHIPLDSNGPEPEFTSYDKICVLNTTDAEARLTLTFYYEDAEPVGPYHFAVGPRRIRHIRVNDLIDPEAVRLDRPYGCVLHSPVPVVVQFLRQDTRLSGTVTLTGTMAHPAG, encoded by the coding sequence ATGGGACAGCTCGGCGGGCGCGTCTGGGTGGTGCCGGGCGGGCACATCCCGCTCGACAGCAACGGACCGGAACCGGAGTTCACCAGCTACGACAAGATCTGCGTGCTCAACACCACCGATGCCGAGGCCAGGCTCACGCTCACCTTCTACTACGAGGACGCCGAACCGGTCGGGCCGTACCACTTCGCCGTCGGTCCCCGGCGGATCCGCCACATACGGGTCAACGACCTGATCGATCCTGAGGCCGTCCGCCTGGACCGCCCGTACGGCTGCGTCCTGCACTCCCCGGTGCCGGTGGTGGTGCAGTTCCTGCGGCAGGACACCCGGCTTTCGGGCACCGTCACGCTCACCGGCACCATGGCCCACCCGGCCGGTTAG
- a CDS encoding YnfA family protein, with protein MTVLRSVLLFVLAAVAEIGGAWLVWQGWREHRGLWFVAAGVLALGAYGFVATFQPDPNFGRILAAYGGVFVAGSLAWGMIFDGFRPDRWDVTGAAVCLLGVAVIMYAPRSA; from the coding sequence GTGACCGTGCTGCGTTCCGTACTGCTGTTCGTGCTCGCCGCCGTCGCCGAGATCGGCGGGGCCTGGCTGGTGTGGCAGGGCTGGCGGGAGCATCGCGGACTGTGGTTCGTGGCCGCCGGGGTGCTCGCCCTCGGGGCGTACGGCTTCGTCGCCACCTTCCAGCCGGACCCGAACTTCGGGCGCATCCTGGCCGCGTACGGCGGGGTGTTCGTCGCCGGTTCGCTGGCCTGGGGAATGATCTTCGACGGGTTCCGGCCGGACCGCTGGGACGTCACCGGCGCGGCGGTCTGCCTGCTCGGCGTGGCCGTGATCATGTACGCCCCGCGCAGCGCCTGA
- a CDS encoding zf-HC2 domain-containing protein has protein sequence MGCEQWREILSAQLDGEATADELHGVDLHLSRCAGCRRWLDTAATVTRRARTQVVTALPDLTATILAAAPPPRRGWRVRLAAVTPRVDLFTSLAGRARTITGLRVALGLLGAVQLVLGLAQIGRAGAAEHGHATGQHLWHESAAWNVAVGAGFLFVALRRTAPSGLLPMLSAFVATLVLLSVNDLVTSQVAVERLISHGFLVVGYLITVLLARSLRRLGDPSDRQRPERSRWRLRLDEVDEPAPLRLLPPHSAQARHGHDHRRAA, from the coding sequence ATGGGGTGTGAGCAGTGGCGGGAGATTCTCTCGGCGCAGTTGGACGGCGAGGCGACGGCAGATGAGCTGCACGGGGTCGACCTGCACCTGAGCAGGTGCGCCGGTTGCCGCCGGTGGCTGGACACCGCGGCGACGGTGACCCGGCGGGCGCGTACCCAGGTGGTGACCGCGCTGCCGGACCTGACCGCCACGATCCTCGCCGCCGCACCGCCGCCGCGCCGGGGCTGGCGCGTCCGGCTCGCCGCCGTCACGCCGCGTGTCGACCTGTTCACGTCGCTGGCCGGACGTGCCCGTACGATCACCGGGCTGCGCGTGGCGCTGGGCCTGCTCGGCGCGGTGCAACTGGTGCTCGGCCTGGCGCAGATCGGCCGGGCCGGGGCGGCCGAGCACGGGCACGCCACCGGCCAGCACCTGTGGCACGAGTCCGCCGCCTGGAACGTGGCGGTCGGCGCCGGATTCCTCTTCGTCGCGCTGCGCCGGACCGCTCCGTCCGGGCTGCTGCCGATGCTCAGCGCCTTCGTGGCCACCCTGGTCCTGCTCTCGGTCAACGACCTGGTCACCTCGCAGGTCGCCGTGGAACGGCTGATCAGCCACGGGTTCCTGGTGGTCGGTTACCTGATCACCGTGTTGCTGGCCCGCAGCCTGCGTCGCCTCGGTGACCCGAGCGACCGGCAGCGACCCGAGCGCTCCCGCTGGCGGCTGCGGCTCGACGAGGTCGACGAGCCCGCGCCGCTGCGGCTGCTGCCGCCGCACTCGGCCCAGGCCCGGCACGGTCACGACCACCGCCGCGCTGCCTGA
- a CDS encoding TOBE domain-containing protein: MTMFRMGEAAELLGVSVDTMRRWVDAGRLTAGRDEHGHRVIDGVELAAFVRAQAADPGGRADESSARNRLRGIVTAVVKDAVMAQVDIQAGPFRLVSLMSREAVDHLGLEVGSVAVAVIKSTTVVVERPTVPAGTRGRAHS, translated from the coding sequence GTGACCATGTTCCGGATGGGTGAGGCGGCCGAGCTGCTCGGGGTCAGCGTCGACACCATGCGTCGCTGGGTGGACGCCGGTCGGCTCACCGCCGGCCGTGACGAGCACGGCCACCGGGTGATCGACGGCGTCGAGCTGGCCGCGTTCGTCCGCGCCCAGGCCGCCGATCCCGGCGGGCGGGCCGACGAGTCCTCGGCGCGGAACCGGTTGCGCGGCATCGTCACCGCCGTGGTCAAGGACGCGGTGATGGCCCAGGTCGACATCCAGGCCGGCCCGTTCCGGCTGGTCTCGCTGATGAGCCGGGAAGCGGTCGACCACCTCGGCCTGGAGGTGGGGTCCGTGGCGGTGGCAGTGATCAAGTCGACCACCGTCGTGGTGGAGAGACCCACCGTGCCGGCCGGCACCAGAGGAAGGGCCCACTCGTGA
- a CDS encoding CsbD family protein, which produces MGFEDKVNNTTENTTGKVKEGVGRATDNERLEAEGRGDQARANLKQAGEKIKDVFRS; this is translated from the coding sequence ATGGGCTTCGAGGACAAGGTCAACAACACCACCGAGAACACCACCGGCAAGGTGAAGGAAGGCGTCGGCCGGGCCACCGACAACGAGCGGTTGGAGGCCGAGGGTCGCGGCGACCAGGCGCGCGCCAACCTCAAGCAGGCGGGCGAGAAGATCAAGGACGTCTTCCGGAGCTGA
- a CDS encoding FUSC family protein yields the protein MRISVDSLRGHASTAGQSSFRRVRQYLLLAFQGGLAATLAFVIAGQVLGNPEPTFAPAAAVGVIAASIGRRAIRAAELILGVLLGIFVGDLLVDTVGTGPWQTFVIVFGALLAAVAVRGTGGLVTQAGGTAVLIATLAPNSPDVLLPRTVNALVGGATGLVVVLLLAPMNPIRSLRRVAGPALDTFARQMTTAAERLARGDGRGVERLLNDMRHSETQLRQVHEVVTAAAEVVRFSPLYWRRRRALSAYRAGAGHLDRAFRNSRTLVRRIHTTLRDQEPVPADLPAAIEHFGQAVRLLHQEFLARQEPQRARERVLRAVREAGVACRQEMGFSGTIVVSQLRTVANDLLRATGVPGDEARRLVRHAAAGM from the coding sequence ATGCGGATCTCGGTGGACAGCCTGCGCGGCCACGCGTCGACCGCGGGGCAGAGCAGCTTCCGGCGGGTGCGGCAGTACCTTCTGCTGGCGTTCCAGGGTGGGCTGGCCGCAACACTGGCCTTCGTGATCGCCGGCCAGGTGCTCGGCAACCCGGAACCCACCTTTGCCCCGGCCGCCGCGGTCGGTGTGATCGCCGCGTCGATCGGCCGCCGCGCCATTCGTGCCGCCGAACTGATCCTCGGCGTGCTGCTCGGCATCTTCGTCGGCGACCTGCTGGTCGACACGGTCGGCACCGGTCCCTGGCAGACCTTCGTGATCGTGTTCGGGGCGCTGCTGGCGGCGGTGGCCGTACGGGGGACCGGTGGCCTGGTGACCCAGGCCGGCGGTACGGCGGTGCTGATCGCCACGCTGGCCCCGAACTCACCGGACGTCCTCCTGCCCCGGACGGTCAACGCGCTGGTCGGTGGCGCGACCGGACTGGTCGTGGTGCTGCTGCTCGCCCCGATGAACCCGATCCGCAGCCTGCGCCGGGTGGCAGGGCCGGCGCTGGACACCTTCGCCAGGCAGATGACCACCGCCGCCGAGAGGCTGGCTCGGGGCGACGGTCGCGGAGTGGAGAGGCTGCTCAACGATATGCGTCACTCGGAGACGCAGTTGCGGCAGGTCCACGAGGTGGTGACCGCCGCCGCCGAGGTGGTCCGGTTCTCACCGCTGTACTGGCGGCGACGGCGGGCGCTGAGCGCGTACCGGGCCGGAGCCGGTCATCTGGACCGGGCGTTCCGCAACAGCCGGACCCTGGTCCGCCGCATCCACACGACGCTGCGCGACCAGGAGCCGGTACCGGCGGACCTGCCCGCCGCCATCGAGCACTTCGGCCAGGCCGTACGCCTGCTGCACCAGGAGTTCCTGGCCAGGCAGGAGCCGCAGCGCGCCCGGGAGCGGGTGCTGCGGGCGGTCCGGGAGGCCGGTGTGGCGTGCCGACAGGAGATGGGCTTCTCCGGCACCATCGTGGTGTCGCAGTTGCGGACCGTCGCCAACGACCTGCTGCGGGCCACCGGAGTACCCGGCGACGAAGCCCGTCGCCTGGTCCGGCACGCCGCCGCCGGGATGTAA
- a CDS encoding D-arabinono-1,4-lactone oxidase has product MSRPFVNWSGSLSFTPGDHAAPADEDELRDLVLRARESGTHLRPVGSGHSSSPLVRTDGTLVSLDRMAGVIGQDGDQVTVWGGSRLKALGESLYDAGLAMENLGDVDYQSIAGATATGTHGTGVRFGNLSTQVAGVRLVTGTGEALEISPTSNVDLLPAARLSLGALGVVTQITLDAQPRYELRRRAWCAPVDWTLDHLAELQHTNRNMDFYWYPRSDLTQIRTMNRADDLPEGQMWGARRALESTPWSEPRELEIGPTHRTIPQNRDLRFEEIEYMLPAEAFAACFAEVRKRILNRHRRIVGWRVLVRTIAADDIWLSNAYDRPTTTIACLQNVSLPYEEYFRDMEAIFRQYGGRPHWGKKHWLTARELRPLFPHWDDFRQARRRLDPGGVFLTPALARLLEEA; this is encoded by the coding sequence ATGTCACGCCCGTTCGTGAACTGGTCCGGCAGCCTGTCCTTCACCCCCGGTGATCACGCGGCGCCCGCCGACGAGGACGAACTGCGCGACCTGGTGCTGCGGGCCCGTGAGTCGGGCACGCACCTGCGGCCGGTCGGCTCGGGTCACTCGTCGAGCCCGCTGGTGCGTACCGACGGGACCCTGGTCAGCCTGGACCGGATGGCCGGGGTGATCGGTCAGGACGGCGATCAGGTCACCGTGTGGGGCGGCAGCCGGTTGAAGGCGCTCGGCGAGAGCCTCTACGACGCCGGGCTGGCGATGGAGAACCTCGGCGACGTCGACTACCAGTCGATCGCGGGCGCCACCGCCACCGGTACGCACGGCACCGGCGTCCGGTTCGGCAACCTCTCGACCCAGGTCGCCGGAGTACGGCTGGTCACCGGCACCGGCGAGGCGCTGGAGATCTCGCCGACCAGCAACGTCGACCTGCTGCCCGCCGCTCGACTCTCGCTCGGCGCGTTGGGCGTGGTCACTCAGATCACCCTCGACGCCCAGCCCCGGTACGAGCTGCGCCGACGGGCCTGGTGCGCGCCGGTCGACTGGACCCTGGACCACCTGGCCGAGTTGCAGCACACCAACCGCAACATGGACTTCTACTGGTACCCGCGCAGCGACCTGACCCAGATCCGCACCATGAACCGCGCCGACGACCTGCCCGAGGGGCAGATGTGGGGGGCCCGCCGGGCGCTGGAGTCAACGCCGTGGAGCGAACCCCGGGAACTGGAGATCGGCCCGACCCACCGGACCATTCCGCAGAACCGGGACCTGCGCTTCGAGGAGATCGAGTACATGCTTCCGGCAGAGGCGTTCGCGGCCTGCTTCGCCGAGGTCCGGAAGCGGATCCTGAACCGGCACCGGCGCATCGTGGGCTGGCGGGTGTTGGTGCGGACGATCGCCGCCGACGACATCTGGCTCAGCAACGCCTACGACCGGCCCACCACCACCATCGCCTGCCTGCAGAACGTCTCGTTGCCGTACGAGGAGTACTTCCGCGACATGGAGGCGATCTTCCGCCAGTACGGCGGTCGACCGCACTGGGGCAAGAAGCACTGGTTGACCGCCCGTGAGCTGCGTCCGCTCTTCCCACACTGGGACGACTTCCGGCAGGCGCGGCGTCGACTCGACCCGGGCGGGGTGTTTCTCACCCCCGCTCTGGCCCGACTGCTGGAGGAGGCGTGA
- a CDS encoding sigma-70 family RNA polymerase sigma factor: MTAVTDDISGYAFAAGRGDQAAAAAFVRATQHDVRRFLAHLPGVREVDDLVQETYLRAWRALPSFAGRSSARTWLLSIARRVAVDQVRAAVARPRTANLADWQAAAEATPGGVEAAVDEQVVLRGLLDGLVHERREAFVATQLLGLSYAEAAQVCDVPVGTIRSRVARAREDLVAAMAPATPHRHRGRDGTAG, translated from the coding sequence ATGACTGCCGTGACCGACGACATCAGCGGGTACGCGTTCGCCGCGGGGCGGGGCGACCAGGCCGCCGCCGCCGCGTTCGTGCGCGCCACGCAGCACGACGTACGGCGGTTCCTGGCCCACCTGCCCGGGGTGCGGGAGGTCGACGACCTGGTCCAGGAGACGTACCTGCGGGCCTGGCGGGCGCTGCCCTCGTTCGCCGGCCGTTCCAGCGCCCGGACCTGGCTGCTCTCCATCGCCCGCCGGGTCGCCGTCGACCAGGTGCGGGCGGCCGTGGCCCGGCCCCGCACCGCCAACCTCGCCGACTGGCAGGCCGCCGCCGAGGCGACCCCGGGCGGCGTCGAGGCCGCCGTGGACGAGCAGGTGGTGCTGCGTGGGCTCCTGGACGGGCTCGTCCACGAGCGGCGGGAGGCGTTCGTCGCCACCCAACTGCTGGGGCTCTCCTACGCCGAGGCGGCCCAGGTGTGCGACGTACCGGTCGGCACGATCCGGTCCCGGGTGGCCCGCGCCCGCGAGGACCTCGTCGCGGCGATGGCGCCGGCGACCCCGCACCGACATCGGGGCCGGGACGGCACCGCCGGCTGA
- a CDS encoding copper resistance CopC family protein, translating into MSTRLRHRVTAALAASLLAATALLATPASPAYAHNVLTKATPAQDAELTKAPTKVTLQFLQRLNPDYTTITLSDADKAKVATSEAEVDGTKGTITIDTPLVNGTYTVAYRIVSADGHPVQGSYQFTVADPTATAEPTPTLSPTPSPEPTEAAPSAEPTVSASPAASGADDDSTPVGLLVGAGVLIVLAAGAAGFLLRRRRTAGQ; encoded by the coding sequence ATGTCCACCCGCCTCCGCCACCGGGTCACCGCCGCACTGGCCGCCTCGCTGCTGGCCGCCACGGCGCTGCTGGCCACGCCCGCGTCCCCCGCGTACGCGCACAACGTGCTGACCAAGGCGACCCCGGCCCAGGACGCCGAGCTCACCAAGGCGCCGACCAAGGTCACCCTCCAGTTCCTGCAGCGGCTGAACCCCGACTACACCACGATCACGCTCAGCGACGCGGACAAGGCGAAGGTGGCCACCAGCGAGGCCGAGGTGGACGGCACCAAGGGCACGATCACCATCGACACGCCGCTGGTCAACGGCACCTACACGGTGGCGTACCGGATCGTCTCCGCCGACGGGCACCCGGTGCAGGGGTCGTACCAGTTCACCGTGGCCGACCCGACCGCCACCGCCGAGCCCACCCCCACGCTTAGCCCCACGCCCAGCCCGGAGCCGACCGAGGCGGCGCCGTCGGCCGAGCCGACCGTCTCCGCCAGCCCCGCCGCGAGCGGCGCCGACGACGACTCGACCCCGGTGGGGCTGCTGGTCGGTGCCGGGGTGCTGATCGTGCTGGCGGCCGGTGCGGCGGGGTTTCTGCTGCGCCGTCGCCGCACCGCCGGGCAGTGA
- a CDS encoding L-type lectin family protein encodes MSVALTAGVLVALPGTAAADGTVLFDQPFRNNTANGVGAVAVPGVPSGTSSNSACLSASGNTATGPLLSCPTSTDQPGSGKLRLTPASLTRQGGVFGAVSVPTSQGLHVTFNAYQYGGTSTGADGLAFVLAAVDPADPRSPSIIGQPGGSLGYSAAFSGGSVGLSNGYLGIGFDVYGNYSNSIYQGTGCTNPAYISTTGGRVPGQVVIRGPGRNGVGYCAINSTATSTSSAAIALRASTRTASVVPVEVVANTTGSEYTTSTGITVPAGRYAVRLTPVGGTARTLSGALPPVARPPGRASPARTPTCRSPAAVT; translated from the coding sequence ATGTCGGTCGCGCTGACCGCAGGAGTGCTGGTCGCGCTGCCCGGCACGGCTGCGGCGGATGGCACCGTGCTGTTCGACCAACCCTTCCGCAACAACACCGCCAACGGCGTCGGCGCGGTGGCGGTGCCGGGTGTGCCCTCGGGCACCAGCAGCAACAGCGCCTGCCTGAGCGCGTCCGGCAACACCGCCACCGGCCCGCTGCTGAGCTGCCCGACCAGCACCGACCAGCCGGGCAGCGGCAAGCTCCGGCTGACACCCGCGTCGTTGACCCGGCAGGGCGGCGTGTTCGGTGCGGTGAGCGTGCCGACGTCACAGGGACTACACGTCACCTTCAACGCCTACCAGTATGGCGGCACCAGCACCGGGGCGGACGGCCTGGCCTTCGTGCTCGCCGCCGTCGACCCCGCAGACCCGCGCTCGCCGTCGATCATCGGCCAGCCGGGCGGATCGCTCGGCTACTCGGCCGCCTTCAGCGGCGGCTCGGTCGGCCTCTCCAACGGTTACCTGGGCATCGGCTTCGACGTCTACGGCAACTACAGCAACAGCATCTACCAGGGCACCGGCTGCACGAACCCGGCGTACATCTCCACCACCGGCGGGCGGGTGCCGGGCCAGGTCGTGATCCGCGGACCGGGCCGCAACGGCGTCGGCTACTGCGCGATCAACAGCACCGCCACCAGCACCTCGTCGGCGGCCATCGCGCTGCGGGCGAGCACCCGTACTGCCTCCGTGGTGCCGGTCGAGGTGGTCGCCAACACCACCGGGTCGGAGTACACCACCAGCACCGGGATCACCGTGCCGGCAGGCCGGTACGCGGTCCGGCTCACCCCGGTCGGCGGTACGGCCCGAACCCTGTCCGGCGCGCTACCGCCTGTGGCACGCCCTCCGGGCAGAGCATCACCTGCACGAACTCCAACGTGCCGTTCCCCGGCGGCAGTAACCTGA
- the modA gene encoding molybdate ABC transporter substrate-binding protein, which produces MKAVRLLAAVTALALLGGCADDAAAPPAGGNGIGGELTVFAAASLTESFTRIGRDFEAAHQGVQVTFSFAGSSALATQINQGAPADVFASAAPAPMATVTEAGNADGEPATFVRNQLVIAVPQGNPDRVTGLSDLTRPGAKVALCAEQVPCGAAARTVLDAAGVALTPVTLEQDVKAALSKVRLGEVDAALVYRTDVRAADAEVDGVEFPESAGAINDYPIVLLKDATNKPTARAFLEYVRSDTGQAVLTEAGFQAP; this is translated from the coding sequence GTGAAGGCAGTACGACTCCTGGCCGCGGTCACCGCACTCGCGCTGCTCGGCGGATGCGCCGACGACGCCGCCGCCCCACCGGCCGGCGGGAACGGGATCGGCGGTGAGCTGACCGTCTTCGCCGCCGCGTCACTGACCGAGTCGTTCACCCGGATCGGGCGGGACTTCGAGGCGGCCCACCAGGGCGTGCAGGTGACCTTCAGCTTCGCCGGCAGTTCCGCGCTGGCCACCCAGATCAACCAGGGCGCACCCGCCGATGTGTTCGCCTCCGCCGCCCCGGCCCCGATGGCCACCGTCACCGAGGCGGGCAACGCCGACGGTGAGCCGGCCACCTTCGTCCGCAACCAGCTCGTCATCGCCGTACCGCAGGGCAACCCCGACCGGGTGACCGGGCTGAGTGACCTGACCAGGCCCGGCGCGAAGGTCGCCCTCTGCGCCGAGCAGGTGCCCTGCGGGGCGGCGGCGCGTACGGTGCTGGACGCGGCCGGCGTGGCGCTCACCCCGGTCACCCTGGAGCAGGACGTGAAGGCGGCGTTGTCCAAGGTGCGCCTGGGCGAGGTGGATGCCGCGCTGGTCTACCGCACCGACGTACGGGCCGCTGACGCGGAGGTCGACGGCGTGGAGTTCCCCGAATCGGCGGGGGCGATCAACGACTACCCGATCGTGCTGCTCAAGGACGCCACCAACAAGCCCACCGCCCGGGCCTTCCTGGAGTACGTCCGTTCCGACACCGGGCAGGCCGTGCTGACCGAAGCCGGATTCCAGGCGCCGTAG